In Acidobacteriota bacterium, a single window of DNA contains:
- a CDS encoding SWIB/MDM2 domain-containing protein, with protein MFRSENTRDRVHLRATISQQFAFTGDAMAKKTAKKKSARKPSAAFMKPMTPSPALAEVVGTKPIPRTEITKRLWAYIKKNKLQDAKNKRMIKADASLKTVFGGKSSVNMFEMTKLVNKHLK; from the coding sequence ATGTTTCGCTCGGAAAATACGCGTGATCGTGTGCATCTCCGTGCTACGATTTCACAGCAATTCGCCTTTACAGGAGACGCAATGGCCAAGAAGACCGCGAAGAAGAAGAGCGCACGGAAGCCGAGCGCCGCGTTCATGAAGCCGATGACGCCGAGTCCCGCGCTGGCGGAGGTGGTCGGCACGAAGCCGATCCCGCGCACTGAGATCACGAAACGCCTGTGGGCTTACATCAAGAAGAACAAGCTGCAGGACGCCAAGAACAAGCGCATGATCAAGGCGGACGCCTCGCTGAAGACGGTGTTCGGCGGCAAGAGCTCGGTCAACATGTTCGAGATGACCAAGCTGGTGAACAAGCACCTGAAATAG